From Fusarium musae strain F31 chromosome 8, whole genome shotgun sequence:
cttcatcgtcaacagCGACGACCTGCTTGGTGCCCTTCTCTCCAATGACGATACGGGTGTTACCCCACGAGAAGTTGTCCTGGTTCCAGAAAGAGTAGAGGGGAAGGATGAAGGAGTAAATGGGGAAAGCAAGGAGGTAGATGATCATCCATCCAATGTGCTGCCACTGCCTCttgagaatgaagatgagagcCTGGAGACCATAAACAGCAGCAATCATAGCAATTGAGATGTATGGAATGGGTCCAGAGCCGGTGGCCAGAATGTAGATAAGGTAACCAATGTAGACACAGGTCGAGGGGAGAATGATGGTACCGCAAAGATCAATAAACACAACAAAGCGCATACTGAAACAGCAGAAACCACAGAGCTCCTTCAGTTGCATGAGTTCAACAAGGTTGTGGATGGTCGAGTTGATCCATCGTCGACGTTGAGACAACAGAACACTCCACGACTCGGGGGCAGCGGTCTTACACTGGGCATCGGGAATGAACTTGTAGGACATCTCAGGGAAGTACTTGGTCATCAAGGTGGTAAGATAGCGATCCTCGCCTAGAGAAAGAAGGTTCTTCTTGTGGAGGGTGTCCACATCACAAACACTGTAGTCCTTGATAACAGCATCAGAAATGATGAGAGGCTTGCCCTTGTCAACACTTCGGAGACGGTACATGGTGAAGCTAAGCGAGGTTAGCAATTGACATAACGGGAGAGCCGGTTAATAAACATACCATCCAGGCAAGCAAGTAACGCTGCCAAACAGAGATTCGAAGGCCTTTGCAAGATGATGCGAGATAAAATATTCGTAAACCTGGATCATGGTCCACCAGGTCTTTTCATCGTTCTCCAGGGTAGTTTCACCACAAATACCAGCAATCTTGGCGTTGTGAGCAcaagcagcaacaagacgGTTGAGCGAGTCTTCCTCGACACAGGTATCGGCATCGACCATGAGAAGGTACTCATAAAGCTCAGGGTCCACaccaatgatgttgttgacctGATGGAACatttcaagctcaaggggAGACATGGGTGCTCGGTGGTGGACACGGTTGAGGAAGCTCATAAGCAGGATCTGAGAATCACGCTTGCCACGGTTACCAGGTTTGGCCTTTGACTGCTCAGACTCCTTTCCGAccttgacgacgacgatgtaGGGAACAACGTTGCCCTCAAACTCGTAGAGACCAGAGTAAACCTTGCCGTAGTTGAGTTGCTCACTGCTAGAGCCAACGGACTTGAAAGGAAGCGCAGGAGGATCAACCTTGGGATCAACGCCAAGAATGTCGAGAACAATCTTGGGGGTGGGGCGATCATTACCTTGACCAACGACGACACCATCACAAATGACACAGATGAGCTTGCGCTTGTTGTCGTACTGAAGGGCGGTTAATGAATCGAGAGCCTTTCGAAGAGAATCTTCACCCTCGGTGTAGACAGGGACTTGGCAGATGACAAACTTGTCCTGCGGTGAGGGACGTCGCTTGGATCCGAACTGAAGGGCAGCAAGGAACTTGACAGCGGTGACGATGCAAATGACGACAGCGAAAGCCAGAAGAAGGTAGTTGTTGACCTGGCATCGTGGCGAATCACGGAAATCAAGGATACCCTTATACGCAATGTTTTGAATGCACTGCCAACTGTTCTTAAGGTTGGCACTGACAGTCTCGTTCTTTGCATTGGCGATAAGCAGGTCGAGATCCTTCTTAATGTCAGTTCCAGGGCTGTTCTTCCACAGGTCTACCATATCTTCGTTAAGGAACTTGTACGAATCAAAGTTGTCGTTGACGTCGAGGGTATGTAAGTAATCAGTAAGATCATACACCTCGTTGCCATAGGTGGCCCACATGTGTTGCTCGTTTTCACCCtcgttcttgaccttgctcttcttccaaaCAAGATTGCCATGGTAGtattccttgatcttgggctGGAACTTCTTCCAGTACCAGTCGGGATCATGAAGCGCACTGGTACGATCACGGGTATAAAAGCCGGAAGTGTGCTGGGCCAGGggattggtgatggtgtcgtTGAAGGTGAGCTGAGTCGTCTCCTTGATACCAAGGCCTCTACAAGCCCTGTTCAGGGGAGGCATGAAGTAGTCATCCATGACCATACCAGAAAGAGGCAGCATGTTGGACTTCGTGACCTTGATGCTGGTATCACTGTGCTGTTGTTGCCAGAAATCGGTGATGTCGTAAACCTTTCCGTGGATGGCTACCCAGAAGGCCTTTTCGTCCTCTGCGTGGCTAGCAACCTCCTTGACATTCCATGCCTTGTTTGCATTGGGGCATAAAAGCTTTCCGAAACCGATAATCCAGAAGACGACCATGCCGTTAATAAGAATaatcaggaagaagagaacgaATTTCTCACGCCAGGCCATGCGAACATCGGGTCGTCGCATACGGCcaatgaacttgagaagaggtGAAGGAATCCAGAAAGTCAGGGCCCAAACGAAAGCAATCCATGCTCGGCGACCGAAAGGCAAAGGCTTGGactcgatcttcttgttcttggcaagTTCGCCATCCAAAATTCCGGTGAACTCACCATCCTCGTTGTAATAGACTTGACCCTTATATGTGTCACCCTTGGTACCGAGACCGTAGTCACCGGTGGTCTGAACGTTGCGCATAGCCGAGGGAGCAATGGAGGGTGCTGATTGGGGGTTGAGGTTCTGATGCTGGTTCAAGGTAACCTGGCTCATGTTGCCTTGGCTGAAGTTGCGAGTGTGCATCAGCTGATCATTGCTTCCGTTCAAGCTGTTGTCCATAGCAGGAGGAGGGAAAAAACCGCTGCCATTGGGAGGGTTGGCTGAATAACTTGTGTCAAAACCAGAAGTGAAAGGATTTTGGCCCATGCTCTGAAGACTGTGAGCGGGCTTAATATCAAGCATGGTCTCTGCCTCCCACCAAGGACCTTCCCTAACCCAGATCCGCTCCTTGCCGATAAAGACTTCGCCATTGCTCCATCCTCTCTCGAGCATCCAGGTCTCGATGCCGTCTTTGCCATCCTTGCAACCTAGAGCGCCGTATCGACCAACAAACTCGTCGACGTCGAAGTCAGCGGTGTAATCAAGGTTGCGATTGCGGCGGTTAGCCCACTCGGGAAGTCTCCATGAGCGAAGCTGGCGGGAGACTGTACCAGCTGACCATGCCGAAGTGATGGCAGGGAGAGTGGCCAAGTTGGCAGGCGAGTCATCCGTAGGATGAAGGGAAAGATGGAACCAAGTACGGCTGGCACTCAAAAGGGCAGGTAGATCGAAACGACCTGCGCGACCAAGGCTGATTCCTTCACCCTCGACAGGGAACAACAGCTTCTTTACGAAACTATCATCTTCGGATCCATAAGCAACCTTCTCCAAAATGACCTCCCGCTTCTCGAGATCATGTTGGCGGTCCCTTCCCTGGGGGCCAGTCATGATGCCCAGATCAGGTGCGACATCAGAAACGGCTTGCTGCATCTCACGAACCACAGAAGACCCAACGGGGTGGACCTCGACACCATCCTCAATCATCTCAGCGTTGATTCCAATGGTATCATCGAAAATGGTACGCATAGCTAGGGCCCGGCCGATCGAAGGCTCGGGAACTTCAACAACTGTGATTGACACGGTATCACCGTCCTCGTTAGAGGTTGGAGTGCGCACACCGCGGCCATCAATGGACTCGTCGCCATCTCGAATGCGAAGCATCTGAGCAGCAATAGCGCTGTTGGCCTTCGAAATC
This genomic window contains:
- a CDS encoding hypothetical protein (EggNog:ENOG41~CAZy:GT2_Chitin_synth) — protein: MASRMSMYSMASEALGGGPQAAQVSTTTLLNAIHNIYLSSQPYQLDASTSLVVNTWLTAAQAGATVDTTLAARAWEHARRRAEDGCVILGSLHQSTPSLLVPFLNTFPFAIPASVYKSLEALQPFLRCVTPYNASAPRQIALGVTLTLSLGGNVTGASLALSQRGIDTENGLLNIPAEAGYRAFDVFYYLLTSASTPAEREFLGLKSPSAYALLARSGTYEPPSYLITADDGAAADDFRQALKEIGIKGSAHRNFISTLAGLLKLGNTLDYDADSDDFEEICEDVSGLLGMEPEVLMQQLSTEDRRTLVGGLYEALVDWVISKANSAIAAQMLRIRDGDESIDGRGVRTPTSNEDGDTVSITVVEVPEPSIGRALAMRTIFDDTIGINAEMIEDGVEVHPVGSSVVREMQQAVSDVAPDLGIMTGPQGRDRQHDLEKREVILEKVAYGSEDDSFVKKLLFPVEGEGISLGRAGRFDLPALLSASRTWFHLSLHPTDDSPANLATLPAITSAWSAGTVSRQLRSWRLPEWANRRNRNLDYTADFDVDEFVGRYGALGCKDGKDGIETWMLERGWSNGEVFIGKERIWVREGPWWEAETMLDIKPAHSLQSMGQNPFTSGFDTSYSANPPNGSGFFPPPAMDNSLNGSNDQLMHTRNFSQGNMSQVTLNQHQNLNPQSAPSIAPSAMRNVQTTGDYGLGTKGDTYKGQVYYNEDGEFTGILDGELAKNKKIESKPLPFGRRAWIAFVWALTFWIPSPLLKFIGRMRRPDVRMAWREKFVLFFLIILINGMVVFWIIGFGKLLCPNANKAWNVKEVASHAEDEKAFWVAIHGKVYDITDFWQQQHSDTSIKVTKSNMLPLSGMVMDDYFMPPLNRACRGLGIKETTQLTFNDTITNPLAQHTSGFYTRDRTSALHDPDWYWKKFQPKIKEYYHGNLVWKKSKVKNEGENEQHMWATYGNEVYDLTDYLHTLDVNDNFDSYKFLNEDMVDLWKNSPGTDIKKDLDLLIANAKNETVSANLKNSWQCIQNIAYKGILDFRDSPRCQVNNYLLLAFAVVICIVTAVKFLAALQFGSKRRPSPQDKFVICQVPVYTEGEDSLRKALDSLTALQYDNKRKLICVICDGVVVGQGNDRPTPKIVLDILGVDPKVDPPALPFKSVGSSSEQLNYGKVYSGLYEFEGNVVPYIVVVKVGKESEQSKAKPGNRGKRDSQILLMSFLNRVHHRAPMSPLELEMFHQVNNIIGVDPELYEYLLMVDADTCVEEDSLNRLVAACAHNAKIAGICGETTLENDEKTWWTMIQVYEYFISHHLAKAFESLFGSVTCLPGCFTMYRLRSVDKGKPLIISDAVIKDYSVCDVDTLHKKNLLSLGEDRYLTTLMTKYFPEMSYKFIPDAQCKTAAPESWSVLLSQRRRWINSTIHNLVELMQLKELCGFCCFSMRFVVFIDLCGTIILPSTCVYIGYLIYILATGSGPIPYISIAMIAAVYGLQALIFILKRQWQHIGWMIIYLLAFPIYSFILPLYSFWNQDNFSWGNTRIVIGEKGTKQVVAVDDEGFDPRSIPLQRWDDYALANNLPGRRGGYQEKTDYSYGDNYELDEIKSVYSAGPQGSVLTGMPGRNTYMPPQSPAFNNGRTSTMGFQDSPMQHRQSMMSMGTGVHDMRSQSPYQDYPGQHPSVSNLRGQANLSPATGGGHSRSGTALGFSSGARSPMPDAMRSQSSFDFQHGHAGPNDMAIVESIRSVLCEVDLDTVTKKQVRALVEQRLQTELVGERRTFMDRQIDHELENM